The Henckelia pumila isolate YLH828 chromosome 2, ASM3356847v2, whole genome shotgun sequence genome includes a window with the following:
- the LOC140877530 gene encoding kinase-interacting protein 1-like isoform X1 translates to MLQKAANNAYSWWWASHIRTKQTKWLDQSLQDMEEKVNSMLKLIEEDGDSFAKRAEMYYKRRPELISSVEEAYKAYRALADRYDLLSKELQNANHTIATVFPEQVQFAMDEYDESAMAKAVKNSPIPEMSTGNNVPNVPKAPAKNLKGLLTTASKQLQSEKFSNASKNVPKSGLTEEEAVEEIDRLQKEILAMQTVKEFVKSSYESGLAKYWGIENQIVEMQQKVSRLQDEFNVDTVIEDDEARKLMAETALKSCHETLSQLEDKQQKSILEAREEHAKIESAQKRLESLRHEYLMEQIDGDDDKSGHAADKSQSSTKDTVKAIQETEGAEVSTGQVRAELDMGSMESLTVTELVEKIDKLVNKVITLETEVSSQTVLINTLKTESDDLHAQIRVLEEEKNTLIDGTHILTTRLKEMEEKLRKLQELNKNVESQNSTLQMNFAEARNSLDHLSEKLSSIRPDEESEEINSLQDQEKKPSPDDDEKSVTASKTEDVEDVKEIDTTVEDKGVTKKTVPFSDQKPKEVVLMDQSDELINAQGKKGTAENEEELNWQQMLLSGMEDREKILLKEYTTILRNYKDIKKKLGGMEKQEKESQFDVLLQIRELKNGIAKRDGEIQRLRQKLNLPQENEDSTRLSEPESKTMNSEVKDNTSKIKEDVNLDFMVRTPSSCAVEEKLRTAIDAILDENLDFWLRFSTAFHQIQKFKTEVQDLQDEILKLLEKKVQVGSVTSEQKTEVRPFYKHLREIQIELTVWLEQSVQLKDELKRRFSSLCNIQEEITKALKEGVEEEEIRFSSHQAAKFQGEITNMTQENNKVREELQTGIDQVSTLQLQIEKSLRKLNEEFGISSDQPQLKQSMSRSKIPLRAFIFGTREKKQKHSIFSCMHPNRRFHLLRGGTPP, encoded by the exons ATGTTGCAGAAAGCTGCAAACAATGCATACTCATGGTGGTGGGCTAGTCACATTAGGACAAAGCAAACCAAATGGCTGGATCAAAGCCTTCAGG ATATGGAAGAAAAAGTGAACAGCATGCTTAAACTCATtgaagaagatggagactctttCGCCAAGAGAGCTGAGATGTATTACAAGAGGAGGCCAGAGCTCATCAGCTCTGTGGAGGAAGCCTACAAGGCGTACCGAGCCTTGGCGGATCGCTACGACCTCTTATCCAAAGAGTTGCAGAATGCCAACCATACAATAGCCACAGTATTCCCAGAACAGGTCCAGTTTGCTATGGACGAATATGATGAATCTGCCATGGCAAAAGCGGTCAAGAACTCTCCAATACCGGAGATGAGCACGGGTAACAATGTTCCAAACGTTCCCAAGGCGCCCGCCAAAAACTTGAAAGGGTTGCTAACAACTGCTTCAAAGCAACTGCAATCTGAGAAATTCTCAAACGCCAGTAAAAATGTCCCAAAATCCGGCTTAACCGAGGAAGAAGCTGTGGAGGAGATTGATAGGCTTCAGAAAGAAATTCTGGCCATGCAAACTGTTAAAGAGTTTGTTAAGAGTTCATATGAAAGTGGGCTTGCGAAATACTGGGGAATCGAGAACCAGATTGTGGAAATGCAGCAGAAAGTGAGCAGGTTGCAAGATGAATTCAACGTAGATACGGTTATCGAGGACGATGAGGCAAGAAAGTTGATGGCTGAAACAGCACTCAAGTCGTGTCATGAAACGTTGTCTCAGTTGGAGGATAAACAGCAAAAGTCTATTCTAGAAGCCAGAGAGGAACACGCTAAGATAGAATCTGCTCAAAAACGCCTTGAATCCCTGAGACACGAGTATCTGATGGAACAAATTGATGGTGATGATGACAAAAGTGGGCATGCGGCTGATAAGTCGCAAAGCTCGACTAAAGACACGGTCAAGGCGATACAAGAGACCGAGGGTGCTGAGGTATCAACGGGGCAAGTTAGAGCCGAATTGGATATGGGATCGATGGAGTCTCTCACGGTGACAGAGTTGGTTGAAAAGATTGACAAACTTGTCAACAAGGTGATCACTTTAGAAACTGAGGTCTCGTCTCAAACGGTTCTTATCAACACATTAAAGACTGAATCAGATGATCTGCATGCGCAGATTCGGGTTTTGGAAGAGGAAAAAAATACACTGATAGATGGAACACACATTttgaccaccaggttgaaagaaATGGAGGAGAAATTGAGAAAGCTTCAGGAACTAAACAAGAATGTCGAAAGCCAAAACAGCACTCTGCAGATGAACTTTGCAGAAGCCCGCAATAGTCTGGATCACCTGTCTGAAAAATTGAGTAGCATTAGGCCAGACGAAGAGTCCGAGGAGATAAATTCATTGCAAGATCAGGAAAAAAAGCCAAGTCCAGATGATGATGAAAAATCTGTTACTGCTTCAAAAACAGAAGACGTGGAGGATGTTAAAGAAATTGATACAACAGTTGAAGATAAGGGTGTGACTAAAAAAACCGTCCCGTTTTCAGACCAGAAGCCGAAGGAAGTCGTTCTTATGGATCAGTCAGATGAGTTGATAAACGCTCAAGGGAAGAAAGGAACAGCAGAGAATGAAGAAGAGCTAAATTGGCAGCAGATGCTCTTGAGTGGAATGGAGGACAGAGAGAAGATTCTACTTAAAGAGTATACGACGATTCTGAGGAATTACAAGGACATTAAGAAGAAGCTCGGTGGCATGGAGAAGCAAGAGAAAGAGAGCCAATTTGACGTCCTATTGCAAATACGAGAGCTCAAGAATGGCATAGCCAAAAGGGACGGAGAAATTCAACGGCTGCGCCAAAAGTTGAATCTACCTCAAGAAAATGAGGATAGCACTCGGCTATCTGAACCTGAATCAAAAACCATGAATTCAGAAGTGAAAGATAATACTTCTAAAATCAAAGAAGACGTAAATTTGGATTTCATGGTTAGGACTCCATCAAGTTGTGCAGTTGAAGAAAAACTTCGTACAGCCATCGATGCCATACTGGATGAGAACCTGGACTTCTGGTTAAGATTTAGCACAGCATTTCATCAGATTCAGAAGTTCAAAACTGAGGTTCAAGATCTGCAGGACGAAATATTGAAGCTTTTAGAGAAAAAGGTTCAAGTGGGAAGTGTTACAAGCGAGCAAAAAACAGAGGTCCGGCCATTTTACAAGCACTTGAGAGAGATACAGATCGAGCTTACCGTTTGGTTGGAGCAAAGCGTACAATTAAAAGATGAGCTGAAACGCAGGTTCTCTTCATTGTGCAACATTCAGGAGGAAATCACTAAAGCTTTGAAGGAGGGCGTGGAAGAAGAGGAAATTCGATTTAGTAGTCATCAAGCTGCAAAATTTCAAGGCGAGATTACGAACATGACACAAGAGAATAACAAGGTTAGAGAAGAGCTACAAACTGGTATAGATCAGGTAAGCACACTTCAGCTTCAAATAGAAAAATCGCTAAGAAAATTGAACGAAGAGTTTGGCATTTCTAGCGATCAACCACAATTGAAGCAATCCATGAGCAGGTCGAAGATCCCTTTACGTGCATTTATCTTCGGAACAAGAGAAAAGAAGCAGAAACATTCTATATTCTCATGTATGCATCCGAATAGAAGATTCCATCTCCTAAGGGGTGGCACACCTCCCTGA
- the LOC140881989 gene encoding protein ecdysoneless homolog yields MAEGASSSSSIFSLKNTGPPDDTVFYAIYPDSSSSTTSAAELGSVHRRIVDLLHPIIAPYIWQHQPFTLSISSSPPIPHLSGHLRFGDNLEDEWFVVYLLFHISRTFPNLSVRVWDSDGEFLLIESAFHLPKWLNPDTSMNRVFIRRGLLHIIPKSLFPATPDLEDSLRVLVSRDDDPSLLAPDAVQLHLSNKIGQYPERAYRNVHRVRITAPLSVAWVLRQEPNLVSFAVEGFYDRDIDGMKYAAKMEKFLPNAKEEEMVEVVVRMSRAMYAQLVQQRFQAPRCYPMPDRSNVGKYVEAELGMKIACGFEMMYQLRKKQTDEGKGSTWEVYRESLERSGLFEGLLQGSKEYKRLLENAEENYKKSFFPGRASEVLNALVRCIDDILALPHSVDDFKGQELPQSDDDSWLYGGEDELNAVLQERQKELEFYDLKRKKKHDLKEQKDGYSDKSFDDCDLGDITKSMDAFVRKISSYEGAEVPKDGNLEDLDFDADQFMKHIESVMGLHGSKDDGSDVDLEEESTSDLDFDDYEDYSDHSEDIENGGDCFMDSYSDALNQELKATTLNKTFVHAKEQPSRKKDEGTSGVSDEMELTPVDVDFNLVKNLLESVSFQEGLPGPASNLLGLMGVKLPKDAGKDK; encoded by the exons ATGGCGGAAGGAGCTTCGTCCTCTTCTTCGATTTTCTCTCTGAAAAACACTGGCCCCCCGGACGACACCGTTTTCTACGCCATCTACCCGGACTCATCCTCCTCCACCACCTCTGCCGCTGAACTCGGGTCCGTCCACCGCCGAATTGTCGACCTCCTTCACCCGATAATTGCCCCATACATATGGCAACATCAACCATTTACTCTCTCCATATCCAGTTCTCCGCCAATTCCGCATCTTTCCGGCCATCTCCGCTTCGGTGACAACCTAGAAGACGAATGGTTCGTGGTCTACCTTCTGTTCCACATCTCCAGAACCTTCCCTAACCTTTCTGTCCGAGTTTGGGATTCTGACGGCGAGTTCTTGCTCATCGAGTCCGCCTTCCACCTCCCTAAATGGCTCAACCCAGATACCTCTATGAACCGCGTGTTCATCCGCCGTGGCCTCCTACATATAATTCCGAAATCCCTTTTTCCCGCTACGCCTGATTTGGAGGACTCATTAAGGGTTTTGGTGAGCAGAGATGATGATCCTAGCTTGCTGGCACCGGATGCCGTTCAGTTGCATTTGAGCAACAAAATTGGGCAGTATCCGGAGCGTGCTTACAGGAACGTTCATAGAGTTAGAATTACAGCCCCCTTGTCTGTAGCGTGGGTGTTGAGGCAAGAGCCAAACTTGGTATCGTTTGCTGTGGAGGGGTTCTATGACAGGGATATTGACGGTATGAAGTATGCGGCAAAGATGGAGAAGTTTTTGCCCAATGCGAAGGAGGAAGAGATGGTGGAGGTGGTTGTGAGGATGTCTAGGGCCATGTATGCGCAGTTGGTGCAGCAGAGGTTTCAGGCGCCGCGATGCTATCCTATGCCTGATAGGAGCAATGTTGGGAAGTATGTGGAGGCGGAGCTTGGGATGAAGATCGCCTGTGGGTTCGAGATGATGTATCAGCTGAGGAAGAAACAAACGGATGAAGGGAAGGGGAGTACTTGGGAGGTTTACAGGGAGAGCCTGGAGAGGAGTGGGCTATTTGAAGGGCTTTTGCAGGGGTCGAAAGAATACAAGAGACTGTTAGAAAATGCTGAGGAAAATTACAAGAAAAGTTTTTTTCCAGGTAGAGCCAG TGAAGTGTTGAATGCTCTTGTGAGATGCATAGATGACATACTCGCACTTCCTCATTCGGTGGATGATTTCAAGGGTCAGGAGCTTCCTCAATCAGACGATGATTCATGGCTTTATGGTGGGGAAGATGAATTAAACGCTGTCCTTCAGGAGAGGCAAAAGGAGCTGGAATTCTATGATTTGAAACGGAAGAAGAAACACGACTTGAAAGAGCAGAAGGATGGATATTCGGACAAAAGTTTTGACGACTGTGATCTTGGGGATATCACCAAATCTATGGACGCATTTGTTAGAAAAATTTCAAGTTATGAAGGTGCTGAGGTTCCTAAGGACGG AAACCTAGAAGATTTGGATTTTGACGCGGATCAATTTATGAAGCACATAGAGTCGGTTATGGGATTGCATGGTTCTAAAGATGATGGAAGTGATGTTGATCTTGAAGAAGAGTCTACATCGGACCTGGATTTTG ATGACTACGAGGACTACAGTGACCACTCAGAGGACATTGAAAATGGTGGGGATTGTTTCATGGATTCCTATTCGGATGCCCTGAACCAGGAATTGAAAGCCACAACACTGAACAAAACTTTTGTTCATGCAAAGGAACAGCCTTCAAGGAAGAAAGATGAG GGAACTTCGGGTGTGAGCGATGAGATGGAGCTCACTCCTGTGGATGTTGATTTCAACCTAGTAAAGAATTTGCTCGAGTCCGTTTCGTTTCAAGAAGGGCTCCCCGGTCCTGCTTCAAATCTACTTGGACTAATGGGCGTAAAACTACCTAAAGATGCTGGTAAAGACAAATAA
- the LOC140877531 gene encoding MLO-like protein 8: MSTKSATTRDLDQTPTWAVAGVCAVMIVISIGLEKLIHKLGTWLTNRHKRALYEALEKVKAELMILGFISLILVFSQYHIADICIPVSVADTMLPCPAAGQPKRRLFNEHRILAAKNEPTCKEGRVPLISVKGLHQIHVLIFFLAVLHVAYCGIIMALGRFKTRSWKQWEQETSSHNYEFSNDTSRFRLSHETSFVRAHTSFWTRIPLWFYIGCFFRQFYRSVSRSDYLTLRHGFITVHLAPGSKFDFQKYIKRSLEDDFKNLAGISPVLWASFVIFLLLNVSGWKTLFWASLIPFIIILAVGTELQSILTKMAIEIKDRSAVVQGMPLVQVSDKHFWFGRPKLVLQLLHFALFQNAFQITYFLWIWYEDGITYCAYEGNVALLITKLVLGVALLFFCSYITLPLYALVVQMGSHMKQSIFDEQTSKALKKWHMGAKKKHGRQGEQPSTRTLGDGGGSPTSSMGSPFNSTHARLQRFKTTGQLPTDQYQDYDKSDHDQHNWASKSGATSSLIIRVDRDDDKQDELSMHRDRAEDRSEDFSFVKPATEK, from the exons ATGTCGACTAAAAGCGCAACCACGAGAGATCTGGATCAGACCCCGACATGGGCTGTTGCCGGCGTGTGCGCggtcatgatagtgatctctatTGGGCTCGAAAAGCTTATCCATAAACTTGGAACA TGGTTAACAAATAGGCACAAGAGAGCCTTATACGAGGCATTGGAGAAAGTCAAAGCCG AGTTGATGATACTCGGCTTCATCTCCCTAATCCTTGTGTTCAGTCAGTATCATATTGCTGACATATGCATACCAGTTAGTGTTGCTGACACCATGTTGCCTTGTCCTGCGGCCGGACAACCGAAACGTAGACTGTTTAACGAGCATAGAATTTTAGCGGCGAAAAATGAGCCTACATGCAAGGAG GGGCGAGTACCTCTTATCTCTGTAAAAGGACTGCATCAGATTCATGTCCTTATATTCTTTTTAGCAGTTCTGCATGTGGCTTACTGTGGTATTATTATGGCCCTCGGAAGATTCAAG ACTCGTAGCTGGAAGCAATGGGAGCAGGAGACGTCATCCCATAACTACGAGTTTTCTAATG ATACTTCGAGATTCAGGCTTTCTCATGAAACTTCATTTGTGCGAGCGCACACCAGTTTCTGGACCAGGATTCCATTGTGGTTTTACATT GGATGCTTTTTTAGGCAATTTTACCGGTCTGTCAGCAGATCTGACTACTTGACCCTCCGCCATGGATTCATCACT GTTCATTTGGCCCCCGGAAGTAAATTTGACTTTCAAAAATACATCAAAAGGTCACTAGAGGATGATTTTAAGAATCTCGCAGGAATAAG TCCGGTGTTATGGGCATCATTTGTTATTTTCCTGCTCCTAAATGTCAGCG GGTGGAAGACACTGTTTTGGGCATCCTTAATTCCTTTTATT ATAATCCTAGCCGTCGGCACGGAGCTACAGAGTATTTTGACTAAAATGGCCATTGAGATCAAAGATAGAAGCGCAGTGGTTCAAGGCATGCCTCTTGTGCAAGTTTCAGATAAACATTTTTGGTTTGGTCGTCCTAAGCTGGTTCTACAGCTTCTACATTTCGCGTTGTTTCAG AATGCCTTCCAAATAACATACTTTCTGTGGATTTGG TATGAAGATGGTATTACTTATTGCGCCTACGAAGGAAATGTGGCCTTGTTAATAACAAAACTTGTTTTGGG GGTAGCACTCCTATTCTTCTGCAGCTATATTACGCTTCCACTATACGCCCTTGTTGTCCAG ATGGGATCACATATGAAGCAATCCATCTTTGACGAACAAACGTCTAAGGCTCTTAAGAAATGGCATATGGGTGCAAAGAAAAAGCATGGAAGACAAGGAGAACAGCCATCGACACGAACTCTAGGTGATGGTGGTGGAAGCCCGACGTCTTCTATGGGTTCACCGTTTAACTCGACACATGCCAGGCTTCAGCGCTTCAAAACCACCGGACAGCTGCCTACCGATCAATATCAAGACTACGACAAATCTGATCATGATCAACATAACTGGGCTTCTAAATCAGGTGCCACGTCGAGCTTGATCATAAGAGTCGATCGCGACGATGATAAACAAGATGAGTTGAGCATGCATCGTGATAGAGCGGAGGATAGATCCGAGGACTTCTCATTTGTGAAGCCTGCCACAGAGAAGTGA
- the LOC140877530 gene encoding kinase-interacting protein 1-like isoform X2 — MAYGTADMEEKVNSMLKLIEEDGDSFAKRAEMYYKRRPELISSVEEAYKAYRALADRYDLLSKELQNANHTIATVFPEQVQFAMDEYDESAMAKAVKNSPIPEMSTGNNVPNVPKAPAKNLKGLLTTASKQLQSEKFSNASKNVPKSGLTEEEAVEEIDRLQKEILAMQTVKEFVKSSYESGLAKYWGIENQIVEMQQKVSRLQDEFNVDTVIEDDEARKLMAETALKSCHETLSQLEDKQQKSILEAREEHAKIESAQKRLESLRHEYLMEQIDGDDDKSGHAADKSQSSTKDTVKAIQETEGAEVSTGQVRAELDMGSMESLTVTELVEKIDKLVNKVITLETEVSSQTVLINTLKTESDDLHAQIRVLEEEKNTLIDGTHILTTRLKEMEEKLRKLQELNKNVESQNSTLQMNFAEARNSLDHLSEKLSSIRPDEESEEINSLQDQEKKPSPDDDEKSVTASKTEDVEDVKEIDTTVEDKGVTKKTVPFSDQKPKEVVLMDQSDELINAQGKKGTAENEEELNWQQMLLSGMEDREKILLKEYTTILRNYKDIKKKLGGMEKQEKESQFDVLLQIRELKNGIAKRDGEIQRLRQKLNLPQENEDSTRLSEPESKTMNSEVKDNTSKIKEDVNLDFMVRTPSSCAVEEKLRTAIDAILDENLDFWLRFSTAFHQIQKFKTEVQDLQDEILKLLEKKVQVGSVTSEQKTEVRPFYKHLREIQIELTVWLEQSVQLKDELKRRFSSLCNIQEEITKALKEGVEEEEIRFSSHQAAKFQGEITNMTQENNKVREELQTGIDQVSTLQLQIEKSLRKLNEEFGISSDQPQLKQSMSRSKIPLRAFIFGTREKKQKHSIFSCMHPNRRFHLLRGGTPP, encoded by the coding sequence ATGGCTTATGGCACTGCAGATATGGAAGAAAAAGTGAACAGCATGCTTAAACTCATtgaagaagatggagactctttCGCCAAGAGAGCTGAGATGTATTACAAGAGGAGGCCAGAGCTCATCAGCTCTGTGGAGGAAGCCTACAAGGCGTACCGAGCCTTGGCGGATCGCTACGACCTCTTATCCAAAGAGTTGCAGAATGCCAACCATACAATAGCCACAGTATTCCCAGAACAGGTCCAGTTTGCTATGGACGAATATGATGAATCTGCCATGGCAAAAGCGGTCAAGAACTCTCCAATACCGGAGATGAGCACGGGTAACAATGTTCCAAACGTTCCCAAGGCGCCCGCCAAAAACTTGAAAGGGTTGCTAACAACTGCTTCAAAGCAACTGCAATCTGAGAAATTCTCAAACGCCAGTAAAAATGTCCCAAAATCCGGCTTAACCGAGGAAGAAGCTGTGGAGGAGATTGATAGGCTTCAGAAAGAAATTCTGGCCATGCAAACTGTTAAAGAGTTTGTTAAGAGTTCATATGAAAGTGGGCTTGCGAAATACTGGGGAATCGAGAACCAGATTGTGGAAATGCAGCAGAAAGTGAGCAGGTTGCAAGATGAATTCAACGTAGATACGGTTATCGAGGACGATGAGGCAAGAAAGTTGATGGCTGAAACAGCACTCAAGTCGTGTCATGAAACGTTGTCTCAGTTGGAGGATAAACAGCAAAAGTCTATTCTAGAAGCCAGAGAGGAACACGCTAAGATAGAATCTGCTCAAAAACGCCTTGAATCCCTGAGACACGAGTATCTGATGGAACAAATTGATGGTGATGATGACAAAAGTGGGCATGCGGCTGATAAGTCGCAAAGCTCGACTAAAGACACGGTCAAGGCGATACAAGAGACCGAGGGTGCTGAGGTATCAACGGGGCAAGTTAGAGCCGAATTGGATATGGGATCGATGGAGTCTCTCACGGTGACAGAGTTGGTTGAAAAGATTGACAAACTTGTCAACAAGGTGATCACTTTAGAAACTGAGGTCTCGTCTCAAACGGTTCTTATCAACACATTAAAGACTGAATCAGATGATCTGCATGCGCAGATTCGGGTTTTGGAAGAGGAAAAAAATACACTGATAGATGGAACACACATTttgaccaccaggttgaaagaaATGGAGGAGAAATTGAGAAAGCTTCAGGAACTAAACAAGAATGTCGAAAGCCAAAACAGCACTCTGCAGATGAACTTTGCAGAAGCCCGCAATAGTCTGGATCACCTGTCTGAAAAATTGAGTAGCATTAGGCCAGACGAAGAGTCCGAGGAGATAAATTCATTGCAAGATCAGGAAAAAAAGCCAAGTCCAGATGATGATGAAAAATCTGTTACTGCTTCAAAAACAGAAGACGTGGAGGATGTTAAAGAAATTGATACAACAGTTGAAGATAAGGGTGTGACTAAAAAAACCGTCCCGTTTTCAGACCAGAAGCCGAAGGAAGTCGTTCTTATGGATCAGTCAGATGAGTTGATAAACGCTCAAGGGAAGAAAGGAACAGCAGAGAATGAAGAAGAGCTAAATTGGCAGCAGATGCTCTTGAGTGGAATGGAGGACAGAGAGAAGATTCTACTTAAAGAGTATACGACGATTCTGAGGAATTACAAGGACATTAAGAAGAAGCTCGGTGGCATGGAGAAGCAAGAGAAAGAGAGCCAATTTGACGTCCTATTGCAAATACGAGAGCTCAAGAATGGCATAGCCAAAAGGGACGGAGAAATTCAACGGCTGCGCCAAAAGTTGAATCTACCTCAAGAAAATGAGGATAGCACTCGGCTATCTGAACCTGAATCAAAAACCATGAATTCAGAAGTGAAAGATAATACTTCTAAAATCAAAGAAGACGTAAATTTGGATTTCATGGTTAGGACTCCATCAAGTTGTGCAGTTGAAGAAAAACTTCGTACAGCCATCGATGCCATACTGGATGAGAACCTGGACTTCTGGTTAAGATTTAGCACAGCATTTCATCAGATTCAGAAGTTCAAAACTGAGGTTCAAGATCTGCAGGACGAAATATTGAAGCTTTTAGAGAAAAAGGTTCAAGTGGGAAGTGTTACAAGCGAGCAAAAAACAGAGGTCCGGCCATTTTACAAGCACTTGAGAGAGATACAGATCGAGCTTACCGTTTGGTTGGAGCAAAGCGTACAATTAAAAGATGAGCTGAAACGCAGGTTCTCTTCATTGTGCAACATTCAGGAGGAAATCACTAAAGCTTTGAAGGAGGGCGTGGAAGAAGAGGAAATTCGATTTAGTAGTCATCAAGCTGCAAAATTTCAAGGCGAGATTACGAACATGACACAAGAGAATAACAAGGTTAGAGAAGAGCTACAAACTGGTATAGATCAGGTAAGCACACTTCAGCTTCAAATAGAAAAATCGCTAAGAAAATTGAACGAAGAGTTTGGCATTTCTAGCGATCAACCACAATTGAAGCAATCCATGAGCAGGTCGAAGATCCCTTTACGTGCATTTATCTTCGGAACAAGAGAAAAGAAGCAGAAACATTCTATATTCTCATGTATGCATCCGAATAGAAGATTCCATCTCCTAAGGGGTGGCACACCTCCCTGA